In Mycobacterium branderi, the DNA window CAGGCCGGCGCTGCCGTCCGACTCCGCCGGCAACACCACCCGGGCCCCCGCCTCGGCGGCGATCAGTGCCCCGGCCGCGCAGTCCCACACGTGCAGGCCGTGCTCGTAGTAGGCATCCAGCCCCCCGGCCGCCACCATGCACAAATCCAGTGCGGCAGAACCGATGCGGCGCACGTCGCGGACCACCGGCAGCATCTTCGCCGCCAGCGCCGCCTGCGCGGTGCGCCGCCGCCGCGAGTACGCGAATCCGGTACCCAGCAGCGCCATCGACAAATCGTCGACCGCGCTGCACCGCAGCCGGCGGGCTCCGTTCGCGTCGGTGAGATGAGCGCCGAGTGCCGTCGCCGCCGAATACACCCGCCCCGCGACGACGTCGGCGACCGCACCCGCCACCGACACGCCGTCGATCTGTGCCGCCACCGACACCGCGTAGGCCGGGATCCCGTAGACGAAGTTCACCGTGCCGTCGATGGGGTCGAGCACCCAGGTGACCGCGCCGGCTGCGGCCGAATCGGCGGGCCCGCCGCCCTCCTCGCCGAGAATCGGGTCGCCGGATCGCAGTTGCGCCAACCGATCCCGCAACAGCCGCTCGGTTTCGGTGTCGACGACGGTGACCGGATCGGTCGGGGTGGTCTTGCTCTGCACCGCCCCACTCGCCGCGCCGTTGGCGTCGGCGCCGAACACCTCGGCGCGGCGGCGGCGCACGAAGTCGGCCGCCTCGCCGGCCAACGCTTCGGCGACCGCACGCAGGCGAGCGGGCTGGTTGTCAGGTGTGCTCACCGGTCTATCGCAGCACAGCGATCTGGCGGTGGGCCGCGCATGGACGCATTAGGGTGTGGTCCGACAGGCCCGTCTCGCCCGAGGAGTTCCGATGACCAGTAGCGACTCACCGCAGCGGCGGGGTTTCGGCGTCGACGTCGGCGGCAGCGGCATCAAGGGCGGGATCGTGGACTTGGACACCGGTCAGCTGGTCGGTGACCGGTTCAAGCTGCCGACACCACAGCCCGCCACGCCGCCGGCGGTGGCCAAGACGATTGCGGCGGTCGTCAACGAATTCGGCTGGTCCGGCCCGCTGGGGGTGACCTATCCCGGCGTCGTCACCCAGGGCGTCGTGCAGACGGCGGCCAACGTCGACAAGGCGTGGATCGGCACCAACGCGCGCGACATCATCAGCGCCGAACTGAATGGTCAAGAGATCGTCGTCCTCAACGACGCCGATGCCGCCGGGCTCGCCGAAGAACGCTATGGGGCGGGCAAGGACCAGACCGGGTTGGTAATCCTGCTCACGTTCGGTACCGGGATCGGCTCGGCGCTGATCCACAACGGGATACTGCTGCCCAACACCGAGTTGGGACACGTCGACGTCGACGGCAAAGAAGCCGAGCACCGCGCCGCGTCGTCGGTCCGGGACAACAAGGGCTGGAGCTACCAGAAGTGGGCCAAGCAGGTGACCAAGGTGCTGGTCGCCTTCGAGAACGCATTGTGGCCCGATCTGTTCATCGCCGGCGGCGGCATCAGCCGCAAGGCCGACAAATGGGTGCCGCTGCTGGAAAACCGGACACCGGTGGTGGCCGCCGCCCTGCAAAACACCGCGGGGATCGTCGGCGCGGCGATGGCGGCTACCAGCGACGTCACCCACTGAATTTGCGCGCTCGGGGCGGCAGTACCGGCCCGTGTCGTTACAATGGTCAGCGGCAGCCGCCCAACACTGGCGGCGAGCATCCAAGCTGATATCAAGGCCGACATCCGACATAGCCGACACTTTCGGTAGCGCACGCCAACCGCGCCGAAGGCTCGGCGCGACAACTTGAGGCGACCGAAGGGGTTTTCGTGGCAGCGACCAAAGCAAGCCCGGCAACCGATGAGCCGGTGAAGCGCACCGCTACCAAGTCCCCCGCCAAAGCCGGGGCGAAGCGATCCGCGGCCAAGTCCGCCAACGGCTCCGCCCCCGCCAAACGGGCTACCAAGACATCAACACGAGCCAGCAAGACACCCGCGAAAACCGCCAAGGCGGCCGCCGACACAGCGAAAAAGGGCCGCGCACCGGCAAAAAGCGCCGCCAAGTCGGCACCCGCGCGTGGACGGGCCAAGAAAGCCGCGTCCGCCAAGGACGCCACCAAAGGCGCCGAGGTTGTCGCCGATGCCCTCGAAGATGAAGTCGATGAGCTCGATGCGGAACCGGAACTCGACGGCGAGCCTGGCGAAGACCTCGAGTTGGACGCCGACCTCACCCTCGAGGACCTCGAGGAAGACGTAGCGTCCGAGGGCGACGACGACACCGACGTCGAGCCGGAGGACACCGACGAGGCGGAAGCGGATGCCGACCCGGCCGCAGCGAGCGCCGAGACGTCCGACGACGACGAGGAAATCGCCGAGCCAACCGAAAAGGACAAAGCCTCAGGCGATTTCGTATGGGACGAGGACGAGTCCGAGGCGTTGCGGCAGGCCCGCAAGGATGCCGAGCTCACCGCGTCGGCCGACTCGGTGCGCGCCTACCTCAAGCAGATCGGCAAGGTGGCCCTGCTCAACGCCGAAGAAGAGGTGGAGCTGGCCAAGCGAATCGAGGCGGGCTTGTACGCCACCCAGCTGATGGCCGAGATGGCCGAGCGCGGCGAAAAGCTGCCCGCCGCCCAGCGCCGCGACATGATGTGGATTTGTCGTGACGGCGACCGCGCGAAAAACCATCTGCTGGAAGCGAATCTGCGACTGGTGGTGTCGCTGGCCAAGCGTTACACCGGCCGCGGCATGGCGTTTCTCGACCTGATCCAGGAGGGCAACCTGGGCCTGATCCGCGCGGTCGAAAAGTTCGACTACACCAAGGGTTACAAGTTCTCCACCTACGCGACATGGTGGATCCGCCAGGCGATCACCCGCGCGATGGCCGATCAGGCCCGCACCATCCGCATCCCGGTGCACATGGTCGAGGTGATCAACAAGCTCGGCCGCATCCAGCGCGAGCTGCTGCAGGACCTTGGCCGCGAGCCCACTCCGGAGGAGCTCGCCAAGGAAATGGACATCACTCCGGAGAAGGTGCTGGAGATCCAGCAGTACGCCCGCGAGCCGATCTCACTGGACCAGACGATCGGCGACGAGGGTGACAGCCAACTCGGCGATTTCATCGAGGATTCCGAAGCGGTGGTCGCCGTCGACGCCGTCTCGTTCACCCTTCTGCAAGACCAGCTGCAGTCGGTGCTGGAGACGTTGTCCGAACGCGAGGCAGGCGTCGTTCGGCTGCGCTTCGGGCTCACCGACGGCCAGCCCCGCACCCTCGACGAGATCGGCCAGGTTTACGGCGTCACCCGCGAACGTATCCGCCAGATCGAGTCCAAGACGATGTCGAAGCTGCGCCACCCCAGTCGTTCGCAGGTCCTGCGCGACTACCTCGACTGAGCGCTCTTGCCGCGCAATGCAATAGCCTGACGGCATGTCATCGCGCCGCGTCCTCGTCTCGTCCGGATCAGATTACGAATCCGCCGTCGGCTATTCGCGGGCCGTGCGGATCGGCCCGCATGTGGCGGTATCGGGAACAACCGGGGCCGGCGACGACATCGCAACGCAGACCCGGGATTGCTTGCGCCGCATCGAGATTGCGCTGGGCGAAGCCGGCGCGGCTCTCGCCGATGTCGTCCGCACCCGCATCTACGTGACCGATATTTCGCGCTGGCGCGAGGTCGGCGAAGTACACGCCGACGTCTTCGGAAAGATCCGGCCCGCGGCCACTATGGTCGAGGTCTCGGCGCTCATCGCACCCGACTTGCTCGTGGAGATCGAGGCCGACGCCTATATAGATTCCGCTGCCGGCGGAAAGACGCCGTCAGGACCCGGCCGGTAGCTGGTGACACCGATCACAGCGCCGATTGGCAGTGGCCCGTACAGATGCGGGAACAGCATCGCCTGCGGATCCGTTGCTACACCGGGTTCCCAACGCACCGGCGAAGCCAACCGGGCCGGGTCGATGCGGAGCAGCACCAGGTCGGTGCGGCCACGGTAGAGCCGGTTGGCCGGCAGGTGCACTTGTTCGGGCGCCGACAGATGGACGAAGCCGGCGTCGGCCAGTGATTGCGGGCGAAGCTCACCGCAGGCCTGCGCGCGGGTCCACTCGTCTGTTGAACACAGGTGCATCAGCACCGCGGGTTGGGAGTTCACCGAACCAGCCTGCCCGACCGGCACCTGGACAGGCGTGAGAAACGACACACCGGGTAACCCTCGGGGAAGAAGGCCAAACGCCCCGACATTTGAGACAGTGGAGTTAGGCCAGAAGGAGTAGCCATGAACGCAACTTTGACCAGTCCGGAACTGACAAGGGCTGATCGATGCGACCGGTGTGGCGCCGCCGCACGGGTGCGTGCCAAGCTGCCCTCAGGTGCCGAACTTCTCTTCTGCCAGCATCACGCGAATGAACACGAGGCCAAGCTGATCGAGTTGGCTGCCGTGCTCGAAGTCAGCCCCCCGCTGGAGCCGTAGGCCACAACTCGCCCGTCGGCAATCCGCGCGGCGGCACGCCACGTCAGGAATCCTGGACTGATCATGAGCAGCCAGATCCCGAAGCCCTCACGCCACCACATCTGGCGCGTCACCCGCCGGACCTTGTCGAAAAGCTGGGACGACTCCATCTTTTCCGAGTCGGCGCAGGCGGCGTTCTGGTCGGCGCTGTCCTTGCCGCCGCTACTGCTGGGCATGCTCGGGAGCCTCGCCTACGTCGCACCGCTGTTCGGCCCGGACACCCTGCCTGCCATCGAGCACCGATTGGTGACCATGGCACACAGTTTCTTTTCCGACAACGTCGTCAACGAGATCATCAAGCCGACGATCAGCGACATCGACAAGGGCGCGCGCGGCGAGGTGGTGTCGCTGGGCTTCGTGATCTCGCTGTGGGCCGGCTCGTCGGCCGTGTCAGCGTTCGTGGATTCCGTGGTCGAGGCCCACGACCAAACGCCCCTGCGCCATCCGGTGCGTCAGCGGCTCTACGCGCTGGGGTTGTACGTCGCGATGCTGCTCTTCCTGATCGCCACCGCGCCGCTGATGGTGCAGGGCCCGCGGAAGGTGGAGCAATTCGTCCCTGACAGCTGGTTGAACATCGGCTATTACCCGGCACTGATCGTCGGGTTGATGGTCGCCGTGATGATCCTGTACCGGGTGGCGCTGCCCGAAGCGCTGCCGACACACCGGCTGGTCCTCGGCGCGATGTTGGCCACCGTCGTATTCCTCATCGCCACACTGGGTTTGCGTTTCTACCTGCGCTGGATCAACAGCACCGGCTACACCTACGGGGCGTTGGCCACCCCGATCGCCTTCTTGTTATTCGCCTTCTTCGGCGGGTTCGCGATCATGCTGGGCGCCGAGCTCAACGCCGCCATCCAGGAAGAGTGGCCGGCGCCGGCCACTCATACACACCGGCTGCGGCGCTGGCTGAAGGCACGCACGGGGATCGGCAACAGCGACGAGACCGGCACGGACGTCGAGTGTGCTCGCGACCTCGGCGCCGCGCGGGTCAGCTCTTCTTGAGCTGGTCGTAGATCCGCTTGCAATCCGGGCACACCGGCGACCCCGGCTTGGCCGACCGGGTCACCGGGAACACTTCGCCGCATAGCGCGACGACATGCGTGCCCATCACGGCGCTCTCGGCGATCTTGTCTTTCTTGACGTAGTGGAAGTATTTCGGAGTGTCGCTGCCCGTCCCGTCGTCGACGCGTTCGTCGGTATCGGTGCGCTCGATCGTCTGGGTCTGCATGCCTCATATTGTGCCGGAAACCGGTTACGACAGAGTCGACGGAGTGTGGGACAGTAAAGATATGAAGCACAGCCCCGAGCTGGGTTTCGACGACGACGGTCGGCCAGTGCTGATCACCGCGGCTGCCCCCTCCTATGAGGTGCAGCATCGCGAGCGAGTCCGCAAGTACCTGACGCTGATGGCATTCCGGATTCCCGCGCTGGTGTTGGCCGCACTGGCCTACGGCGCCTGGCACAACGGTCTGATCTCGCTGCTGATTCTGGTGGCGTCAATTCCGTTGCCGTGGATGGCCGTGCTGATTGCCAACGACCGGCCGCCGCGCCGCGCCGACGAGCCCCGGCGGTTCGATGCCACCCGTCGCCGTACCCCGATTTTTCCGACCGCCGAGCGGCCCGCGCTCGAGCCGCGCCGTGGACCGGCTCCGCAACCGGAACCGCCGGAGCGCCCGGGTTCCGCGTAATCGGCCACCGGCTGCAGTTTCTCAGCACTTTCACAGGTCGCGGCGACATTTGTGCACGTCAAAGCGTGTGAGATCGGCGCGTGGTGGGAACTCTTGGCTCAGGTTGGTCGTTGGACCACGTGACAGTTCAAGCCGATCGGGAGGCCGCTATGGCAAATGCCACCACAAGCCGGGTTGACAGCGATCTGGACGCTCAAAGCCCAGCCGCGGACTTGGTGCGCGTGTATCTGAACGGCATCGGCAAGACGGCGTTGCTGAACGCCGCTGACGAAGTCGAACTCGCCAAGCGCATCGAGGCCGGGCTTTACGCCCAGCATCTCCTGGAAACCCGTAAGCGGCTCGGCGAGAACCGCAAACGTGATCTGCAGGCCGTTGTTCGCGACGGCGAAGCGGCGCGCCGGCATCTGCTGGAAGCCAATCTGCGGCTGGTGGTGTCGCTGGCCAAGCGCTACACCGGTCGCGGCATGCCGCTGCTGGATCTCATCCAGGAAGGCAACCTCGGACTGATCCGCGCGATGGAAAAGTTCGACTACACAAAGGGATTCAAGTTCTCCACGTATGCAACCTGGTGGATCCGGCAGGCGATCACCCGTGGCATGGCCGACCAGAGCCGCACCATCCGGTTGCCGGTTCACCTCGTCGAGCAAGTCAACAAGCTGGCGCGCATCAAGCGGGAGATGCACCAGAACCTCGGTCGCGAGGCCACCGACGAGGAGCTCGCCGCCGAGTCGGGCATTCCGGTCGACAAGATCAACGACCTGCTCGAGCACAGCCGTGACCCGGTCAGCCTCGACATGCCGGTGGGCTCCGAAGAGGAAGCCCCGCTGGGCGACTTCATCGAAGACGCCGAGGCGATGTCCGCCGAGAACGCGGTGATCGCCGAGTTGCTGCACACCGACATCCGCAGCGTGCTGGCAACGCTCGACGAGCGCGAGCATCAGGTGATCCGGCTGCGCTTCGGCCTCGAC includes these proteins:
- a CDS encoding inositol monophosphatase family protein, whose product is MSTPDNQPARLRAVAEALAGEAADFVRRRRAEVFGADANGAASGAVQSKTTPTDPVTVVDTETERLLRDRLAQLRSGDPILGEEGGGPADSAAAGAVTWVLDPIDGTVNFVYGIPAYAVSVAAQIDGVSVAGAVADVVAGRVYSAATALGAHLTDANGARRLRCSAVDDLSMALLGTGFAYSRRRRTAQAALAAKMLPVVRDVRRIGSAALDLCMVAAGGLDAYYEHGLHVWDCAAGALIAAEAGARVVLPAESDGSAGLVAAAAPGIADELLAALERFDGLAPIPG
- the ppgK gene encoding polyphosphate--glucose phosphotransferase, translated to MTSSDSPQRRGFGVDVGGSGIKGGIVDLDTGQLVGDRFKLPTPQPATPPAVAKTIAAVVNEFGWSGPLGVTYPGVVTQGVVQTAANVDKAWIGTNARDIISAELNGQEIVVLNDADAAGLAEERYGAGKDQTGLVILLTFGTGIGSALIHNGILLPNTELGHVDVDGKEAEHRAASSVRDNKGWSYQKWAKQVTKVLVAFENALWPDLFIAGGGISRKADKWVPLLENRTPVVAAALQNTAGIVGAAMAATSDVTH
- a CDS encoding RNA polymerase sigma factor → MAATKASPATDEPVKRTATKSPAKAGAKRSAAKSANGSAPAKRATKTSTRASKTPAKTAKAAADTAKKGRAPAKSAAKSAPARGRAKKAASAKDATKGAEVVADALEDEVDELDAEPELDGEPGEDLELDADLTLEDLEEDVASEGDDDTDVEPEDTDEAEADADPAAASAETSDDDEEIAEPTEKDKASGDFVWDEDESEALRQARKDAELTASADSVRAYLKQIGKVALLNAEEEVELAKRIEAGLYATQLMAEMAERGEKLPAAQRRDMMWICRDGDRAKNHLLEANLRLVVSLAKRYTGRGMAFLDLIQEGNLGLIRAVEKFDYTKGYKFSTYATWWIRQAITRAMADQARTIRIPVHMVEVINKLGRIQRELLQDLGREPTPEELAKEMDITPEKVLEIQQYAREPISLDQTIGDEGDSQLGDFIEDSEAVVAVDAVSFTLLQDQLQSVLETLSEREAGVVRLRFGLTDGQPRTLDEIGQVYGVTRERIRQIESKTMSKLRHPSRSQVLRDYLD
- a CDS encoding RidA family protein; this translates as MSSRRVLVSSGSDYESAVGYSRAVRIGPHVAVSGTTGAGDDIATQTRDCLRRIEIALGEAGAALADVVRTRIYVTDISRWREVGEVHADVFGKIRPAATMVEVSALIAPDLLVEIEADAYIDSAAGGKTPSGPGR
- a CDS encoding DUF952 domain-containing protein, producing MHLCSTDEWTRAQACGELRPQSLADAGFVHLSAPEQVHLPANRLYRGRTDLVLLRIDPARLASPVRWEPGVATDPQAMLFPHLYGPLPIGAVIGVTSYRPGPDGVFPPAAESI
- a CDS encoding DUF7455 domain-containing protein, with amino-acid sequence MNATLTSPELTRADRCDRCGAAARVRAKLPSGAELLFCQHHANEHEAKLIELAAVLEVSPPLEP
- a CDS encoding YihY/virulence factor BrkB family protein yields the protein MSSQIPKPSRHHIWRVTRRTLSKSWDDSIFSESAQAAFWSALSLPPLLLGMLGSLAYVAPLFGPDTLPAIEHRLVTMAHSFFSDNVVNEIIKPTISDIDKGARGEVVSLGFVISLWAGSSAVSAFVDSVVEAHDQTPLRHPVRQRLYALGLYVAMLLFLIATAPLMVQGPRKVEQFVPDSWLNIGYYPALIVGLMVAVMILYRVALPEALPTHRLVLGAMLATVVFLIATLGLRFYLRWINSTGYTYGALATPIAFLLFAFFGGFAIMLGAELNAAIQEEWPAPATHTHRLRRWLKARTGIGNSDETGTDVECARDLGAARVSSS
- a CDS encoding DUF3039 domain-containing protein, whose translation is MQTQTIERTDTDERVDDGTGSDTPKYFHYVKKDKIAESAVMGTHVVALCGEVFPVTRSAKPGSPVCPDCKRIYDQLKKS
- a CDS encoding DUF3099 domain-containing protein codes for the protein MWDSKDMKHSPELGFDDDGRPVLITAAAPSYEVQHRERVRKYLTLMAFRIPALVLAALAYGAWHNGLISLLILVASIPLPWMAVLIANDRPPRRADEPRRFDATRRRTPIFPTAERPALEPRRGPAPQPEPPERPGSA
- the sigB gene encoding sigma-70 family RNA polymerase sigma factor SigB, with the translated sequence MTVQADREAAMANATTSRVDSDLDAQSPAADLVRVYLNGIGKTALLNAADEVELAKRIEAGLYAQHLLETRKRLGENRKRDLQAVVRDGEAARRHLLEANLRLVVSLAKRYTGRGMPLLDLIQEGNLGLIRAMEKFDYTKGFKFSTYATWWIRQAITRGMADQSRTIRLPVHLVEQVNKLARIKREMHQNLGREATDEELAAESGIPVDKINDLLEHSRDPVSLDMPVGSEEEAPLGDFIEDAEAMSAENAVIAELLHTDIRSVLATLDEREHQVIRLRFGLDDGQPRTLDQIGKLFGLSRERVRQIEREVMAKLRNGERADRLRSYAS